A segment of the Bombus huntii isolate Logan2020A unplaced genomic scaffold, iyBomHunt1.1 ctg00000109.1, whole genome shotgun sequence genome:
TCGCATAGCAGAAGAGAAAGATTAAGATAAGGTCACCAATGAGCAAAACGTTTAACGTATAAGTGTGGTACATTAAAATTGAGTCCGCTGCAACCCTCATGACATTTAAAATCCTACGCGTATATTGAGTAAAgttgttatattaaatataatcatattaaatACAAGCTCGTAGGCTGGATTCCCAAATTATTTGGTTAAATACTTTGAATACGAGAATACCGAGTGTTAACAGTagtaaatcctctatatggtatgtttactttgctatcttgaataggtaaataacatttcacttTAACACATTTAACCAATATTATACGCATATGCACATAATGTTACtgttacatataatgatatatacgtagatatacacgttaattaaatcctctatatggtatttttatatcagtatcgtaaacattgtaaaccggaaatcttttattacacacgtacatatacagtcaatattattgttacatatagtgatacatacgttgatccacacattaattaaatcctctatatgctATTTctactttgctatcttgaatagataaataacatGTCGCTTCCAGATGTCAAATAATATTTGCCAAATGcacatataatgatataattacatataatgataataacaatataataattatatataatattgataataatgatataattacatataatgatatatacgttgatccacacattaattaaatcctccaTATGATACTTTTGTATCGGTGTCATGAACATTTTTCCCCGAACGACCTTCTATGACGCGTGTACGTATATCGagaatattattgtattatatatagtgatacatacgttgatatacacattaattaaatcctctatatagtatttttactttgctatcttgaatagataaataaccTCGAATATAGACATACAGGTACACTTACGTTGATATACACCTTTGTACAAGGtgtcaaaaaattttttatcacggcgtttttttaagacgattttatagcttcgaaattgatcttgacacgattttcaatgtcaaattatttttctattgcatCATGTGATACTCATTAGGAGGAACGAAACTTctgttttcttagaaaaaatgtttgaaatttcattaattcctagattgattttatttatactttaaggTCAGATATGACATCAAATAATGTCAATACtaatatttagttatttgtcaatttatAGCATCTGAAAAACAAGATATCTTCGAGACAGCGTGGGTTTTCTTTCCAACTTTCTTAACtttcaacaataaaattttcgtcaaaCGATACAATCTATCCAACAAAGTTCTTGTAGACAGCCAATCTCGTAAGAACATAGATCTTCTTCAAGTATTATTCTTCACAATGCTTCGTGTGGAATTTCTACTTGACgagttattattaaacgattaaaagcttattattatacgataatgtaatatcgtagaatagctttgattggagatcggctgaaattagaaaacaccgtgtacgccgtctttttgtggtttgtttacatccaagagcgcctagtaacaatgacgcgagaaaagataagcagcgtcaaaacagaagtacggtttcatatttcaaggagtggcaatcgagaggccagagtatgtgagccgaaaagtgtgtgtgtgtgtgtgtgtgtgtgtgtgtgtgtgtgtgtgtgtgtgtgtgtgtgtgtgtgtgtgtgtgtgtgtgtgtgtgtgcatTTACCACTgacgaatataatatatatttgaaaggatggaaattttatttatccgACTATATGACCATACTCGGTTAAGTATCAACAGCGACTATCTAtcaaaaagattaaaaattttagcCATGTGATTTGGTCCCTTAAAGCGGGGATTTtagaagtaatatttttataataaaagaattcatGAAAAAGTTGTATTATCATACAACTAATGATAAAATGATCTGGTTCTTcattatataatgttctaaaatttgtcgtatatataggatgtacaaaccgtgatatcaaggtatcagttcttccttcccaagggacagtttcattaaaattctgatagaattaaaaattaattattaatattctaacaatcatatatgttaaatacgttatagtcaacgatatatacctgagcgaatgtaggggtgattccttgataattataaatgtcatcagcccacatcattgtgccacttctttgtactccagcctctagattaacagcctaaacaaacatacgaaattttatagaagctgtacaaaatatagtatatatgcgcaatattgaagcgttcaaggggatataaaggtaatgtacatcacatacacgtgtactctcatgcaacaaaatacaattagatttaatagtataagctcttttattcatcataatagattggaaatttaagtgtcttacgagggtgagtaaaaagttacccgctttgtcggtgtagaatttattttaagcaattgtcaaaaaagacatacatcattttttgacataatcactcgatttctgtatacactttgtccatttgccgaaggacctttgtattttctcattaaaaaatgttttgggctgagctgcgaaccacgaatgcatcgtcgtcttcaccttttcatcagctttttcggcatccatctcgcacaaactttttaaaatccaaatctgtcgtgcactattgcataagcagagccgtggctgatttgcaaatgatttgccacattatccagtgtcactcgtctattccatagagcataagttcatgagcacgttcaatgttgtcatcgtggatgtggacgggcgtccagctgttttttcataacactcgtgcgatcttctttgaacttttgtgcccattcaaacacacttcgtgacaaaacactttctccataatgtgcattaaatctttgataaatataggcatcaaacataacctccgaccacaagaaacgaatcacagcatcctgcactgttttcctgcaaatcaccattgcaaagcgccattactcgcgcaacggtcacaaacgaattgacgtaacacaaagaaacctgcgcagcagcactgaacagatattgacgtcatacgaagagtgcagatggatcaatacggtcgacagaagttttaactatctggagtgcggataaatttttactgagagtcgtataggaatctataatctgtaagtacacctttggctgaatggaaatttctcttacatatagtcaaaaatgctgaaactgtgtattgaattggaaagtgataaaaaataagtgaagtttcgaggttgcatgtgattgcatgagtacacaggacgtttttagcgaataaaaaataattttgaaagacacgagacttatcttgtattttatgcactctctgtgtccgaatttccagaagctctctatcttatgaagtgttttagattagccggaaaattttgtacgtacgtacaagaagtatacgatctaagtggaatattccattattctcttgatacaacagaaacgaaatttacagaacttctcagaaagttggtttattattaccaaatttatagaattaatatacgtttatcatctttacatacctaagtcgtggaggtttatcgtgcgtaaaagattagtgtcgtttcaaagttacatttcgtacattttaagcctataatttgtaacgtacaaaacaatgtaaatttgagctgtttcttatctccacaataagaaaatccaactttacgttttttacacaatgatatttatggaacagtaatatcatattattgcatcgcttggagaatgaagtcaaggtacgatgtgaccctagtgtaaacgctgggatacccagctgtgccgcacttataagcataagacacaatacctattaaatacgaggttaattcatgttgtatcagcagtggtccgccgcggtcagcctgaaaggatcgttaaatttttaatcaaagatactgaaatatatcgatcgaattgtattgaaattatacttatatacagtaataatcttctattgatttgtgtattgaaatactccaatttataacgtacatgttatatgtattttgagcaaaactaagattagaaggaaattagattaaataccataacgaggtgtgagaagtgggcaaaactattaaattgtgtttatctattatttttaatgtttaagacgtcgatttgatgttaattcgaatcgacgtgtcttcagataccgtatagtttgtagtaactctgtaacttaattaccgtacaagaatcctctccaccctgagcatgttcggcgcatattataccatcagtgatatcaggtgcattaggaaatttggaataagctattttgcattcggcgttcttaatcactggcatttgtacttccattaatgcattacgtcgtggtcgtcctacgaagaaaataagaaagatatttaagactggaactatttaattttattataaaattgatatcacttactatatcttaatgctcccgatccaacaacaagggggttatagccgacgaagttgctctttcgtaggggctctttcgtacaaatgggatatacgtaccctgaaaaataaaaaaataaatgaaaatgcaggaaacgaatgaccaaaagtatgagaaagaattatacacgctttatgacacaatatatgtgtacagtaagaaatttcaggatatgatacttcagtaatactcaatagcatatatatatatatatatttgaggacttactcgaaaatggcacctcctccaccaatctaagaatggcaatattatgattgtgtatgttttctattccatccatatgtgcacaatgtgctgcggtcaaaacatgcctagccgatatcagggaacctccgcacttccatagtggtttgtctgggtttcggggattacgaaaacctaatgcagcgatccatggccaagcgcctaaaatgcaatagtcatagttgtgaatatacataattttttctcacataacgggtaacaacgattattacctattcgatattcgatcatacagcagacgataagtacatacgtacaaatactctgaaatagagatttgataaagacagaaattaaatttttattccagtggaatacaaattattaaataattctatataatttctatttgaactatactgaactataaagttcaaacgtgtaatttctgccctaacagtttttgatctctatccatattattactcctatatcaattttttatttcaagcaaaaagatactcttcctaacatgaagtaaaagaaagaaataattcaagttaataagtaaagttactaccgataaaatcatagcattattatttagtctaattgaaatgtacattgatgtgctgtttaatgcctttaaagttcattctttgcagtaaatggcttattattaatcggaaagaaagacataaaacgtaccaagttcagctggtttaccatcgaccaccctggtatgagagacgttgctaaaaccacagtatggtggtcgcaaagccttatacttatacacagtttttattaaaatttctctcttctctttgtttggatcgttcggacagcaaacgatcgtaacattgccctggtatctgcacactgatcgtctataaaaatcggtggctgtacggtactgtatctgccatatttcttgcagaggtttacattttctgtagtcaaggcacctgccttcttgattgtccggtgtggtacattctggatcaaacaattttaaaacatttatacagttcaaagatgcgtaagaaagcgacaccgattactcaactttcgaagtaaaaggccgatcaagtccaccggattgccctacagacacgtattaatccgtaagagttagtcatcatgttgataataattatctaaagaaacttttcacgtgaaaatataaaattttaattgattagatattgtgttagccatacttaagaaagaaaatgaaaatgaatgaaatgaaagaaaaggactaccttcaacctcatgttttaaataaacactttgtcagttttgcggtaaataaattcttaggaattcaggacagtttttagtgtgaatcattttgtttcgaccgttcgcggagagacgcgatcgcgagatagcacgtcaacgagagttgtaagttcccgttacgattaaataatcgacgccacgaactgatcgatccccttatttcgattatgataataagggtagttcaacgaaattccacagaattaacacaaataaattaatgtttatttcaacaacttattaactagaaagatataaatggaacaaaaaaaatgtaactgcgttttggttgataagtaatgcgcgacataccacatgtgttgacggttcgacatctcgaaaagttctgaacgcctttcgatttttttcgttttttctggaaggcgacccccactacgttcggatcacgccacattcttttacgcgaggtaaaatacgggccacgagtcgacgtttctggaagtcgccctgcttaatgaaccatgcgcttgccactacaatgtttgtttgccgggcagacacgacgatccgtctgcgacattatagtgccgcgatcgatagttaagaatatgacctatggtaagccgcatggcgtaacattctccccccgttgagagggtaccgatcaaactagggaggtgtggttgaagttcccatcttatttcgtctcggtggctagttgttcgggtttctcgagatcgggttgaattggcagtgggacaagccttttgacgccccgatccaaaatgctctttgccgtctgaactgtagctgtccggatgacaccatcggcgcctgaatgaaccttgataactcggcccagaggccaatgcatggagggaacgttgtcctctctgaggatgacgattgtgcccttttggatgctgtgtccacccttgctccatttattgcggttggttagctcgttcaaatactccttatgccagcggttccaaaaatgttgtttaagctgttggatatgctgccatttggagagtcggttcgatggaatgtctctgaaatctcgatcacgtaagcacattaatgaatcgccaatgaggaaatgtccgggagtgagggctaggagatcatttggatcggtggagataggagttagcgggcgggaattgaggactgcttctatttctatgataagagtattacggtgttaagctcatatgtttctgtttctccactcgcgctgcgccataatatcctttgatatttccgatcctctggtcgtacgaggaattgccgatacaggaattttctcgatgtcgccagtgagtacgtactgatgagcgcggaatctaattaatatgcaaaataaattgtgaattgattcgagaatataggatttccccattttcatgattatcgtgatttttgtataaatatattttttaagatactaataattaggtacttataaattagtattatcaattattttgcatttataattccgcctctagtataagtgttaattgaaaactaactttatgtttgaaaaagtactagcaaagtcgttgagtaacaagccactgatgctaacacaaatagcattgtcgtaattaaatatttctaaatattcatttttcattttgaacctgtagaaacaatttattatatatactattagctaagtaattgcatatttaattaagtcgaaatataaaacttagttattttaataatttaaaaaataaaaaactgacaaacatttcaatttaatttatggttggaacaaaagacagttattcttcattaattgaaatattgcaatgcagagtactttccaaaatacgccgagagtattcctgatggtgaaacgagcgttgcttcatcgaacgcagctaaagaaaacaacatctatgtagttggtggtacgatgcctgaaatagggggcgataaattgtacaatacctgtactatttggggtcccgatggaactttgatagcaaaacaccgaaaggtaagtaatatattcctttatggctttgaatttgaaaatattggggcgaagaaagtgactctatctaggaataatttaggaatatacatatgtacatacgtatactataaccaattctataatttacggtttataaaatacgttatgatacgggaaacgcccatttttgttgtaatgtgtttgtgttgtataaatttttcacatacttaaaatattattatacttattttttctcctttttaaacattattaaatgataggattttttaataaaagaaagtgataaaaacgctgttaTAGTCAGTTATAGTCGCCAGTTGTCCTTGCTAATGGTTGCTTGTTGTCGCTAGTTAgttctcgttatcgttatgtattccatcaatcacgcgaaatttaacgtatgggaatttattcttctttattctttctgtagggagattttttaagacgaggaaaatatagaatattttaagacgacggtaaggtttgaatttaagtaactgttttatgatacaacaaagtggaaagacgatttaattttataaagtttagggtaattttttaaaaaacttcgaatttaaaagattcaaatagatatcttaaacgtaattaaaccctccatatcgtaagaaattaaatgaaactgCGCAACAAAGTTgatacatttaatgtattattttaaacatttatttaaaaacatttatttaaaatttaagtgtaggcgtcgacgcgcgcgcgccattcgaagcatttgtcagttcgttacatctgcggtaaaagttgtaactacgaagaagcttaacatatggtgcgtctcaagacgacagtaaaaagtattaagagatttttcgagattttttcttttaagtttccaagtactttttctatttaacttctttttttttttttgttgcattttctaacaatattcgataaatagagacgaaatatgacagttcttagttcggggatttattggttcgaaagttacttgaaaagtgtttctggagttcgtgcggttaatacttttaaacttTTACCGAGTACGACTTATTCCGTATGGCTGGACAAATCTTTGTTGATACTGTAAGCGTAACTGTAAGCGTCCGGATATTGTCTTgtggagatagaaaaatacacgaagtattgattgaactacatatttttttaattcttttttaattcttttagttcttcatatattgataataa
Coding sequences within it:
- the LOC126876980 gene encoding venom serine protease Bi-VSP-like; translated protein: MDGIENIHNHNIAILRLVEEVPFSRYVYPICTKEPLRKSNFVGYNPLVVGSGALRYRRPRRNALMEVQMPVIKNAECKIAYSKFPNAPDITDGIICAEHAQGGEDSCTADRGGPLLIQHELTSYLIGIVSYAYKCGTAGYPSVYTRVTSYLDFILQAMQ